Genomic DNA from Segatella copri:
ACGCAGACAAAAGACTTAGTCGGGAAATAGTTATGCTCTAAGAAGTGCGATAGTTCACTTTTGCTGCATTTTAGTTCTTATATGCATCTGTCTCCACATATGGTGTTCCACGCTTTATCACGGCAAACATACGAAGGACCAGCTTGAACTTGACGGCATTGAGCACGATGCCACCGCATTTTTCCTTTCTCTTGCGTATCCAATAGTCTCTTATTGAAGGATTGTTCCTTATGGCGGAAAGGACAGCTATGGATAAGTCTGCCTTGGCTTCAGAAAAGCCTTTCTTGGAAACCCCCGTTTTCTTTCTTACTGAGGTACCAGATTCCTTTTTAAAAGGGGCTATTCCTATGTAACAGGCATATTTGCGAGGATTGCTGATTGCAGTGAAATTTTCCGTCAATACAATGGTTTCCAACGCTATGATGCGACCAATGCCAGGAATGGAGGTCAGCAGATTGTAATTCTTTCTGATGCTTGTATCTTCATTCATGTAGCTGTCAATCTCTTTGTCTATTGCTTTCTGGTTTTCCTGCATGTTCTTCAGCAGGAGTTTCTTGCGTTCAACGGATAAGTCTGTATCGTATGCGCTGATATCATGAAGCTGCTGCTTATAGAGAGTTGACTGCTTGGTGTTCTGCTTACGCTCTGCCAGCAATCTCTTCAACTTGAAATAGACAGGTGAAGGAAGTTTGGAGGGATTGCGAAGAATCTTCTTGTGGTTCTGCTCACAATAGATTGCTATTCTGAAAGCATCCAGTTCATCAGTCTTGATACGGTCTAGAGAGCGCTGGTCATCATCCAAGTCTGGCTCGAAGCGATGCATTTTGCGAGGTTCCACCATACCATAGATATATTCTTTGGATTCCAGCCATAATCTGA
This window encodes:
- a CDS encoding IS110 family transposase; translation: MDKELYFGVDVSKKTLDLAYYDGETIDWKNAHIKVSNDDAGFKKIGSWVAKVGKDFDTFLFCMEYTGLYNQNFRLWLESKEYIYGMVEPRKMHRFEPDLDDDQRSLDRIKTDELDAFRIAIYCEQNHKKILRNPSKLPSPVYFKLKRLLAERKQNTKQSTLYKQQLHDISAYDTDLSVERKKLLLKNMQENQKAIDKEIDSYMNEDTSIRKNYNLLTSIPGIGRIIALETIVLTENFTAISNPRKYACYIGIAPFKKESGTSVRKKTGVSKKGFSEAKADLSIAVLSAIRNNPSIRDYWIRKRKEKCGGIVLNAVKFKLVLRMFAVIKRGTPYVETDAYKN